The genomic DNA CTCGTCGTAACGCGCCAGCCCGACCGATCCGTCATTGCCGAACGCGGTGATGCTGGCAGTCTGGCCGCTCAATTGCGGGATCGGCGTCAGCTGCCCGTCGGCACTGCGGATGACGCCCATGCCGCCCAGGTAGCCAGTGGCGGCGTTGGCGTTATTGAGATGCGTCCAGCGGGTCGTGCCTTCGGGCGACAGCGCGGTGACGACATAGGTGGGCGCCGCAAGCGCCGCGGGCAGGGCAGTCAACAGCAGCAGGGTAGTGGCGGCGAGCGCCGAGGCGTGCTTTACCATCGTGATCTCCTGATGAAAACAACAACGGAAGACAGGTGAAGACCAACGATGCTAACGCCGCGGCGGGCGGCTGTGGTTGCGGCGGACGATAGTATTTTGCTATCTGATAGGGCGCCGGCAGTGCATGCCGGCCCGAACGGCAGGCAATTACAGCGGGGTTTTCTCGGCGGCCAGCTTGGCTTCCAGCTCGGCCAGGCGGGTTTCCAGCAGTTCCAGGCGGGCGTGGGTCTTGGCCAGCACTTGCGCCTGGATATCGAATTCCTCGCGCGTGACGAGGTCGAGGCGGGCGAAGCCCTGCG from Pseudoduganella armeniaca includes the following:
- a CDS encoding accessory factor UbiK family protein; this encodes MDMNTFFNDLQNKINHAIQNSPAKDIEKNVKSMMTQGFARLDLVTREEFDIQAQVLAKTHARLELLETRLAELEAKLAAEKTPL